One window of Nocardioides dongkuii genomic DNA carries:
- a CDS encoding sensor histidine kinase, protein MRQPPSLRLVDAVRALVVTGEPDPRMLQVAFAAFVGTDFAIRGLGGGDLELAGWPGAGLALTVLATVLAFVVPWHRLGPQSVTVLPVLDIAALGAIRVTQDGSAAGILVVVPALWLGRQLGQRGAVVVVVAVAVLAALPSMIILGTDPVAVSRALLITVVAGWSALAIAYSLERIRSERDEAERRGAELAEAMATIEQHQRASQAIFDAVDVGLVLLDSDGRYQGFNRRQAEFLDLGYPDGYRGRAGQVGLVFGPDGGTRLRSEETPAYLAAGGEEFEDRRVWVGSDPLSRRALSVSARSLRGPDGVLEGAALAYKDVTELMRAMAVKEDFVALVSHELRTPLTSIAGYVELLQDRSDLPDGVDRQLEVVERNAQRLMRLIGDLLESAQLTAASALPLVRRRCDLARIVRDAVEAVGPAADTAGLTLAADLPDELWVFADSLRIAQLVDNLLSNAAKYTPAGGSVAVSLGMDGTRAELVVRDSGIGIAAADRDRLFTRFFRGVQAEQQAIQGVGLGLSICKSIVESHGGRIEVESELGVGSVFCVRLPLGV, encoded by the coding sequence ATGCGCCAACCCCCCTCCCTGCGACTGGTCGACGCCGTCCGGGCGTTGGTCGTCACCGGTGAGCCCGATCCGCGGATGCTGCAGGTCGCCTTCGCGGCCTTCGTCGGCACGGACTTCGCGATCCGCGGCCTCGGGGGCGGCGACCTCGAGCTGGCGGGCTGGCCCGGCGCCGGCCTCGCGCTCACCGTGCTCGCCACGGTGCTGGCCTTCGTCGTGCCGTGGCACCGGCTCGGTCCGCAGTCGGTCACGGTGCTGCCGGTGCTGGACATCGCGGCGCTCGGCGCGATCCGGGTCACCCAGGACGGCAGCGCCGCCGGGATCCTGGTCGTGGTGCCGGCCCTGTGGCTGGGTCGTCAGCTCGGTCAGCGGGGCGCGGTGGTCGTGGTCGTCGCCGTCGCGGTGCTGGCGGCGCTCCCGAGCATGATCATTCTCGGCACCGACCCCGTCGCCGTCTCCCGCGCGCTGCTGATCACGGTCGTGGCCGGGTGGAGCGCCCTGGCGATCGCCTACAGCCTCGAGCGGATCCGCAGCGAGCGGGACGAGGCGGAGCGGCGCGGCGCGGAGCTCGCCGAGGCGATGGCCACGATCGAGCAGCACCAGCGGGCCTCGCAGGCCATCTTCGACGCGGTCGACGTGGGGCTGGTGCTCCTGGACAGCGACGGTCGGTACCAGGGCTTCAACCGGCGCCAGGCCGAGTTCCTCGACCTGGGCTACCCCGACGGCTACCGCGGCCGGGCCGGCCAGGTCGGGCTCGTGTTCGGCCCCGACGGCGGCACGCGGCTGCGGTCCGAGGAGACCCCGGCGTACCTCGCGGCCGGCGGCGAGGAGTTCGAGGACCGCCGGGTCTGGGTGGGGTCGGACCCGCTGAGCCGCCGCGCGCTCTCGGTCTCGGCGCGCTCGCTGCGCGGACCGGACGGCGTCCTCGAGGGCGCCGCCCTCGCCTACAAGGACGTCACCGAGCTGATGCGGGCGATGGCGGTCAAGGAGGACTTCGTCGCCCTGGTCTCCCACGAGCTGCGGACCCCGCTCACCTCGATCGCCGGGTACGTCGAGCTGCTGCAGGACCGCTCCGACCTGCCGGACGGGGTCGACCGGCAGCTCGAGGTCGTCGAGCGCAACGCCCAGCGGCTGATGCGCCTGATCGGGGACCTGCTCGAGAGCGCCCAGCTGACCGCCGCGAGCGCGCTCCCGCTCGTCCGTCGCCGGTGCGACCTGGCGAGGATCGTCCGCGATGCCGTCGAGGCGGTCGGTCCGGCCGCCGACACCGCGGGCCTCACCCTCGCGGCCGACCTGCCCGACGAGCTGTGGGTGTTCGCCGACTCGCTGCGGATCGCTCAGCTCGTCGACAACCTGCTCTCCAACGCCGCGAAGTACACCCCCGCCGGGGGCAGCGTCGCCGTCTCGCTCGGCATGGACGGGACCCGGGCCGAGCTGGTGGTCCGCGACTCGGGGATCGGCATCGCCGCGGCGGACCGGGACCGGCTCTTCACCCGTTTCTTCCGCGGGGTCCAGGCGGAGCAGCAGGCCATCCAGGGGGTCGGCCTGGGGCTGAGCATCTGCAAGAGCATCGTGGAGAGCCACGGCGGCCGGATCGAGGTCGAGAGCGAGCTCGGCGTCGGGAGCGTGTTCTGCGTGCGGCTACCGCTCGGGGTCTGA
- a CDS encoding isoprenyl transferase, whose product MKRSVRSPAPHPSGATPPAVPRDLVPRHVAIVMDGNGRWAKDRGLPRTKGHEQGESSLFDVVEGAIEIGVKAVSAYAFSTENWSRSPDEVRFLMGFNRDVIRRRRDEMHELGVRVRWAGRAPRLWRSVVKELQAAEELTRDNDVLTLTMCVNYGGRAELADTARSIAREVAAGRLDPEKVDEKVFARHLYVPEQSDADMVWRTSGEQRLSNFMLWQAAYSEFVYSDVLWPDVDRRHLWEAIEVYARRDRRYGGAAPNPG is encoded by the coding sequence GTGAAGCGCTCCGTCCGCAGCCCGGCCCCGCACCCCTCCGGGGCCACCCCGCCGGCGGTCCCGCGGGACCTCGTGCCCCGCCACGTCGCGATCGTCATGGACGGCAACGGGCGCTGGGCCAAGGACCGCGGCCTGCCCCGCACGAAGGGCCACGAGCAGGGCGAGAGCTCGCTGTTCGACGTGGTCGAGGGCGCGATCGAGATCGGCGTCAAGGCGGTCTCGGCGTACGCCTTCTCGACCGAGAACTGGAGCCGCTCGCCCGACGAGGTCCGGTTCCTCATGGGGTTCAACCGCGACGTGATCCGCCGCCGCCGCGACGAGATGCACGAGCTCGGGGTGCGGGTGCGCTGGGCGGGCCGCGCGCCCCGCCTGTGGCGCTCGGTGGTCAAGGAGCTGCAGGCCGCCGAGGAGCTCACCCGCGACAACGACGTGCTGACCCTCACCATGTGCGTCAACTACGGCGGTCGCGCCGAGCTGGCCGACACCGCGCGCAGCATCGCCCGCGAGGTCGCCGCCGGCCGGCTGGACCCCGAGAAGGTCGACGAGAAGGTCTTCGCCCGCCACCTCTACGTGCCCGAGCAGTCCGACGCCGACATGGTCTGGCGCACGTCGGGGGAGCAGCGGCTCTCCAACTTCATGCTGTGGCAGGCGGCGTACAGCGAGTTCGTCTACTCCGACGTGCTCTGGCCCGACGTCGACCGGCGCCACCTGTGGGAGGCGATCGAGGTCTACGCCCGCCGGGACCGCCGGTACGGCGGGGCGGCGCCGAACCCGGGCTGA